Proteins co-encoded in one Brassica oleracea var. oleracea cultivar TO1000 chromosome C4, BOL, whole genome shotgun sequence genomic window:
- the LOC106339695 gene encoding ribosomal RNA-processing protein 8 isoform X2 — protein sequence MKEEAASRNGKRKRQRNPKTPKEEPNETPKNQNNDKKRQRDTKTQKSNQHGGSSALSKRPTPSNFLDTLREKLSGGNFRRLNEKLYTCSGKEALDYFNEDPTLFDMYHTGYQQQMTNWPELPVNSIINWLSSRRSSLVVADFGCGDARIAKSVKNKVFSFDLVSKDPSVIACDMSNTPLESSSVDVAVFCLSLMGTNYSSYIKEAHRVLRPSGWLLIAEVKSRFDPNNGGADPKDFVKAVSDLGFSSSLKDFSNKMFILLHFKKKFNSNKKKIEWPELKACLYKRR from the exons ATGAAAGAGGAAGCTGCGAGCAGAAACGGGAAGAGGAAGAGACAACGAAACCCTAAAACTCCTAAAGAAGAGCCTAACGAGACACCGAAGAACCAAAACAACGACAAAAAGCGTCAAAGAGATACCAAAACCCAGAAAAGCAACCAACATGGAGGATCTTCAGCTTTGTCGAAACGACCTACACCTTCCAACTTTCTCGACACG CTTCGAGAGAAACTATCAGGAGGGAACTTCAGGAGGCTCAATGAGAAGCTCTACACTTGCTC TGGAAAAGAAGCTTTAGACTACTTCAATGAAGATCCAACCTTGTTTGATATG TATCATACAGGGTATCAGCAACAAATGACAAATTGGCCTGAGCTTCCTGTCAACTCTATTATCAATTGGTTATCGTCTCGAAGATCTTCTTTAGTTGTGGCTGATTTTGGCTGTG GTGATGCAAGAATTGCAAAGAGTGTGAAGAACAAAGTTTTCTCCTTTGATCTTGTCTCAAAGGATCCATCTGTTATTGCCTGTGATATGTCAAAT ACTCCGCTTGAGTCTTCATCAGTAGATGTTGCTGTTTTCTGCCTTTCATTGATGGGAACAAACTATTCTAGTTACATCAAAGAGGCACATCGAGTTCTTCGTCCAAG TGGTTGGCTTCTTATAGCTGAAGTCAAAAGCAGGTTTGATCCAAACAATGGAGGAGCAGACCCAAAGGACTTTGTGAAAGCAGTTTCTGACCTTGGTTTTAGCTCGTCTTTAAAG GACTTCTCGAATAAGATGTTCATCTTATTGCATTTCAAGAAAAAG TTTAATTCAAATAAGAAGAAAATCGAGTGGCCGGAGTTGAAAGCATGTTTATATAAACGTCGATGA
- the LOC106339695 gene encoding ribosomal RNA-processing protein 8 isoform X1: MKEEAASRNGKRKRQRNPKTPKEEPNETPKNQNNDKKRQRDTKTQKSNQHGGSSALSKRPTPSNFLDTLREKLSGGNFRRLNEKLYTCSGKEALDYFNEDPTLFDMYHTGYQQQMTNWPELPVNSIINWLSSRRSSLVVADFGCGDARIAKSVKNKVFSFDLVSKDPSVIACDMSNTPLESSSVDVAVFCLSLMGTNYSSYIKEAHRVLRPSGWLLIAEVKSRFDPNNGGADPKDFVKAVSDLGFSSSLKDFSNKMFILLHFKKKEQFNSNKKKIEWPELKACLYKRR, translated from the exons ATGAAAGAGGAAGCTGCGAGCAGAAACGGGAAGAGGAAGAGACAACGAAACCCTAAAACTCCTAAAGAAGAGCCTAACGAGACACCGAAGAACCAAAACAACGACAAAAAGCGTCAAAGAGATACCAAAACCCAGAAAAGCAACCAACATGGAGGATCTTCAGCTTTGTCGAAACGACCTACACCTTCCAACTTTCTCGACACG CTTCGAGAGAAACTATCAGGAGGGAACTTCAGGAGGCTCAATGAGAAGCTCTACACTTGCTC TGGAAAAGAAGCTTTAGACTACTTCAATGAAGATCCAACCTTGTTTGATATG TATCATACAGGGTATCAGCAACAAATGACAAATTGGCCTGAGCTTCCTGTCAACTCTATTATCAATTGGTTATCGTCTCGAAGATCTTCTTTAGTTGTGGCTGATTTTGGCTGTG GTGATGCAAGAATTGCAAAGAGTGTGAAGAACAAAGTTTTCTCCTTTGATCTTGTCTCAAAGGATCCATCTGTTATTGCCTGTGATATGTCAAAT ACTCCGCTTGAGTCTTCATCAGTAGATGTTGCTGTTTTCTGCCTTTCATTGATGGGAACAAACTATTCTAGTTACATCAAAGAGGCACATCGAGTTCTTCGTCCAAG TGGTTGGCTTCTTATAGCTGAAGTCAAAAGCAGGTTTGATCCAAACAATGGAGGAGCAGACCCAAAGGACTTTGTGAAAGCAGTTTCTGACCTTGGTTTTAGCTCGTCTTTAAAG GACTTCTCGAATAAGATGTTCATCTTATTGCATTTCAAGAAAAAG GAGCAGTTTAATTCAAATAAGAAGAAAATCGAGTGGCCGGAGTTGAAAGCATGTTTATATAAACGTCGATGA